One Spinacia oleracea cultivar Varoflay chromosome 4, BTI_SOV_V1, whole genome shotgun sequence DNA segment encodes these proteins:
- the LOC110783865 gene encoding uncharacterized protein isoform X2, protein MEFEAKSARDGAWYDVQAFHSHRYLETGNPEVLVRFSGFGPEEDEWVNVRKHVRQRSLPCESSECVAVLPGDLILCFQEGKEQALYFDAHVLDAQRRRHDVRGCRCRFLVRYDHDQSEEIVPLRKVCRRPETDYRLQVLHAVNESASTSVCAESKKPVVDLTSSSTLRVTSPNLSAFAGVSTPIIMNAGTSVPHQVPAPVPTATATATPTPSPTSVPAPAPPLASSSVLAPAPAPAVAPAPALGFSSIPAATPALVSTPVSAPAPALASAPAPAPAPAPVPVPVPVPVPVPDPALASTSVAPPALAKAPTPTPTSTPTSSPIPISAPTPSPTLTGAPTPSPSPTLTGAPTPSPPLTCAPTLTCASTQSPSLTSATPASSVTCAPTLSPSLTVTPISVPDSDTAPPSNPTLPPTPAPVLSTIPESEKIESDIPLIPGTSAITQENIMKTDPASQVVEVKKEECCNLESSMTSAEEMNDDSSVTIPGPEKAQGCVPSEPAISVSTATTDGGLTVSIKAESNNNLAASAEDTKE, encoded by the exons ATGGAATTTGAAGCCAAATCTGCTAGGGATGGGGCATG GTATGATGTTCAAGCGTTTCATTCTCATAGGTATCTTGAGACCGGTAACCCT GAAGTTCTAGTCCGTTTTTCTGGATTTGGGCCTGAAGAGGATGAGTGGGTTAATGTTCGCAAACATGTCAGACAGAGGTCTCTTCCATGTGAATCATCAGAGTGTGTTGCAGTTCTTCCTGGGGATCTCATTCTCTGCTTTCAG GAAGGTAAAGAGCAGGCACTTTACTTTGATGCTCATGTCCTTGATGCTCAAAGGAGGAGACATGATGTAAGAGGCTGTCGCTGTAGGTTTCTGGTTCGTTACGATCATGATCAGTCTGAG GAAATTGTTCCTTTAAGAAAAGTTTGTCGTCGGCCAGAAACTGATTACAGGTTGCAGGTGCTTCATGCTGTAAATGAATCAGCATCTACGTCTGTGTGTGCGGAGTCCAAAAAGCCTGTAGTTGACCTTACGTCAAGCAGCACCTTGAGGGTGACTAGTCCTAATCTCAGTGCTTTTGCCGGAGTCTCTACTCCAATTATTATGAATGCAGGGACTAGTGTCCCACATCAAGTTCCTGCTCCAGTTCCCACTGCAACTGCAACTGCAACTCCAACTCCATCTCCAACTTCTGTTCCAGCTCCAGCTCCTCCTCTAGCTTCATCTTCAGTTCTAGCTCCAGCTCCGGCTCCGGCTGTGGCTCCAGCTCCCGCTTTGGGATTTAGTTCAATTCCAGCTGCGACTCCTGCTTTAGTTTCGACCCCAGTTTCAGCTCCGGCTCCTGCTTTAGCTTCAGCTCCAGCTCCAGCTCCAGCTCCAGCTCCAGTTCCAGTTCCAGTTCCAGTTCCAGTTCCAGTTCCAGATCCTGCTTTAGCTTCTACTTCTGTTGCACCTCCTGCTCTGGCCAAAGCTCCAACTCCGACTCCAACTTCTACTCCAACTTCATCTCCAATACCAATTTCTGCTCCAACTCCATCTCCGACGCTAACTGGCGCTCCAACTCCATCTCCATCTCCGACGCTAACTGGTGCTCCAACTCCATCTCCGCCCCTAACTTGTGCTCCTACCCTGACTTGTGCTTCAACTCAGTCTCCGAGTCTGACTAGTGCTACTCCAGCTTCAAGTGTGACTTGTGCTCCTACTCTATCTCCGAGTTTGACTGTAACTCCGATTTCTGTTCCAGATTCCGACACGGCTCCACCTTCAAATCCAACTCTACCTCCTACTCCAGCTCCGGTTCTTTCTacaattccagaatcggaaaagaTTGAGAGTGACATTCCACTGATTCCAGGAACTTCAGCTATTACTCAGGAGAATATTATGAAAACTGATCCTGCAAGCCAAGTTGTGGAAGTCAAGAAGGAAGAGTGTTGTAATCTGGAAAGCTCTATGACTTCGGCAGAAGAAATGAATGATGATTCGTCAGTTACAATTCCCGGACCAGAAAAGGCTCAAGGTTGTGTACCAAGTGAGCCTGCAATATCAGTGAGCACTGCAACAACAGATGGTGGTTTAACTGTTTCAATTAAAGCAGAGAGCAACAACAATCTTGCTGCGTCGGCCGAGGATACTAAGGAATGA